The proteins below are encoded in one region of Oncorhynchus kisutch isolate 150728-3 linkage group LG14, Okis_V2, whole genome shotgun sequence:
- the LOC109903672 gene encoding NADH dehydrogenase [ubiquinone] iron-sulfur protein 5 — protein MPFIDLQGKLGINLDKWMLIQGGEQPYKRAPRCHAFEKEWIECADGIGQTRAKKECKLEFEDFYECMHREKTHKRLYEIRKQRDKMVKEGTYQTPAHHTGAQADDRP, from the exons ATGCCGTTCATCGACCTCCAGGGGAAGTTGGGCATCAACCTAGACAAATGGATGTTGATCCAGGGTGGAGAGCAGCCATATAAACGGGCACCCCGCTGCCACGCCTTTGAGAAGGAGTGGATCGAGTGTGCGGATGGCATTGGTCAGACCCGTGCCAAGAAGGAATGCAAGCTCGAGTTTGAGGACTTCTATGAGTGCATGCACAGAGAGAAGACG cacaAGAGGCTGTATGAGATCCGTAAGCAGCGGGACAAGATGGTGAAGGAGGGCACCTACCAGACCCCAGCGCACCACACCGGCGCTCAGGCTGATGACAGGCCTTGA